In one window of Methanococcoides methylutens DNA:
- the dnaJ gene encoding molecular chaperone DnaJ yields MSTTRDYYEILGVAKDASETEIKKAYRKLAMKFHPDKNKDDGAEEKFKEISEAYAVLSDDEKRSQYDRFGHAGIDGRYSTEDIFRNADFGGFEDLGDIFGSIFGGGFGGFGGFGGGGHRRQGPTRGSDLRYDLAVTLEQAAFGEQVKINIPRAENCETCGGTGAKEGTSPTTCPKCRGSGQMTHSRRTPLGNFMTTTTCDNCHGRGQIIESPCPVCKGSGKQKKVRKIEVRVPKGSDTGLRLKVSGEGEAGSPGAPSGDLYVVIHIKPHEKFDRIGDDIVYEVPITFSQAALGSEVMVPTLHGKVKMKIKAGTQTHSILRLKGKGMPHLHGHGQGDQLVKVVVETPTDLTEKQKGLLEELDKLSGTRSNGSKGGKGFFDKVKDAFETAISNTVSGPVDS; encoded by the coding sequence ATGTCGACCACACGTGATTATTACGAAATACTTGGTGTAGCCAAGGATGCCTCTGAGACCGAGATCAAGAAAGCATATCGCAAACTTGCGATGAAATTCCATCCTGATAAGAATAAGGATGATGGTGCTGAAGAGAAGTTCAAGGAAATATCCGAAGCTTATGCTGTGCTGTCCGATGATGAGAAAAGATCACAGTATGATCGGTTTGGCCATGCAGGTATAGACGGTCGATATAGCACAGAAGATATTTTCAGGAATGCTGATTTTGGCGGTTTCGAAGACCTTGGTGATATCTTTGGCAGTATCTTCGGAGGCGGCTTTGGCGGTTTCGGAGGTTTTGGCGGCGGAGGTCATCGCAGGCAGGGTCCTACAAGGGGTTCTGATCTGAGGTATGATCTGGCTGTAACTCTGGAGCAGGCTGCTTTTGGTGAACAGGTGAAGATCAATATTCCAAGGGCAGAGAACTGTGAAACCTGTGGGGGCACAGGTGCAAAGGAGGGCACAAGTCCGACCACCTGTCCGAAATGTCGTGGCAGCGGTCAGATGACACATTCACGAAGGACACCTCTTGGTAACTTCATGACCACTACTACATGTGACAATTGTCACGGTAGGGGTCAGATCATCGAATCTCCGTGTCCTGTCTGTAAAGGTTCAGGCAAGCAGAAGAAAGTACGCAAGATCGAAGTAAGGGTTCCAAAAGGTTCTGATACCGGTTTGCGTCTGAAGGTCAGCGGGGAGGGTGAAGCAGGAAGTCCGGGTGCACCATCAGGTGACCTTTATGTTGTGATCCATATAAAACCTCATGAGAAGTTCGATCGCATAGGTGATGATATTGTCTATGAGGTCCCGATAACATTCTCTCAGGCAGCTCTTGGCTCTGAAGTAATGGTCCCGACACTTCATGGCAAGGTCAAGATGAAGATCAAAGCAGGAACCCAGACACATTCAATACTGCGTCTGAAAGGCAAAGGTATGCCACATCTTCATGGCCACGGTCAGGGTGACCAGCTTGTGAAGGTTGTTGTTGAGACTCCTACGGATCTCACGGAAAAACAGAAGGGTCTGCTGGAAGAACTTGATAAGCTCAGCGGTACTCGATCCAACGGATCAAAAGGTGGTAAAGGCTTCTTTGACAAGGTTAAAGATGCTTTTGAAACTGCTATTTCTAATACTGTTTCCGGTCCTGTTGACTCCTGA
- the dnaK gene encoding molecular chaperone DnaK: MGKILGIDLGTTNSCMAVIEGGKPTVVPNAEGARTTPSVVGFSKKGEKLVGQVAKRQMIANPDNSVSSIKRHIGEGDYKVNMNDKDYTPQEVSAMILRKLKDDAEAYLGEPITQAVITVPAYFNDSQRQATKDAGTIAGLEVMRIINEPTAASLAYGLDKEEGDHKILVYDLGGGTFDVSVLELGDGIFEVLSTSGDTHLGGDDFDHRITEFLVEEFKKAEGIDLSNDKAALQRLSDAAEKAKIELSGVTSTNVNLPFITADSNGQPKHIDIDVTRAQFEKMTEDLVEKTLVSMKQALSDAKVTSKDIDRVLLIGGSTRIPAVYDLVKNFIGKDPYKNINPDEAVAVGAAIQAGVLGGEVHDVLLLDVTPLTLGIETLGGVATPLIERNTTIPTKKSQIFSTAADSQPSVEIHILQGERGIASANKTLGRFVLDGIPPAPRGMPQIEVTFDIDSNGILHVNAKDLGTGKEQSISIQKPGGLSDEEIDQMVKDAEAHAEEDKARKEEVDVRNNAESLINASEKTLKEAGDVATDEQKTTIEKAMADLKEALEGEDLEAIKAKTEALQEAVYKVSAAMYEKAQQEAAAGAEASEDAGASTSDSGSDETVVDADYEVVDEDK; this comes from the coding sequence ATGGGAAAGATATTAGGTATTGATCTTGGAACTACTAATTCCTGTATGGCTGTTATCGAAGGTGGAAAACCTACTGTTGTCCCTAACGCAGAGGGTGCAAGAACAACTCCTTCAGTTGTTGGTTTTTCCAAGAAGGGAGAAAAACTTGTAGGTCAGGTCGCAAAAAGACAGATGATCGCTAATCCTGATAACAGTGTAAGCTCCATTAAGCGTCACATTGGTGAGGGTGACTATAAAGTAAATATGAACGATAAGGATTACACTCCTCAGGAAGTTTCTGCAATGATCCTTCGCAAGCTCAAGGATGACGCTGAAGCATATCTTGGTGAGCCCATTACTCAGGCTGTTATCACTGTACCTGCTTACTTCAATGATTCTCAGAGGCAGGCTACCAAAGATGCCGGTACGATCGCCGGACTTGAGGTAATGAGGATTATCAACGAGCCTACTGCTGCATCCCTTGCATACGGTCTTGACAAAGAGGAAGGCGACCACAAGATCCTGGTCTATGATCTCGGAGGCGGTACTTTTGATGTGTCCGTTCTTGAGCTTGGGGACGGTATCTTTGAAGTACTTTCCACAAGTGGAGATACACATCTTGGTGGCGATGACTTTGATCACAGGATCACAGAATTCCTTGTTGAGGAGTTCAAAAAGGCAGAAGGTATCGACCTTTCAAACGATAAGGCTGCACTCCAGCGTCTCAGTGATGCTGCTGAGAAGGCAAAGATCGAGCTTTCAGGCGTTACTTCAACTAACGTGAACCTGCCTTTCATTACAGCAGATTCTAACGGCCAGCCAAAACACATTGATATTGATGTTACAAGGGCACAGTTCGAGAAGATGACCGAAGATCTTGTAGAGAAGACACTTGTTTCCATGAAACAGGCTCTAAGTGATGCAAAGGTCACTTCAAAGGACATTGACAGGGTACTTCTTATCGGTGGTTCTACCAGGATCCCTGCAGTATATGATCTTGTGAAGAACTTCATCGGAAAGGACCCATATAAGAACATCAATCCTGATGAGGCAGTTGCAGTCGGTGCAGCTATTCAGGCAGGTGTGCTTGGCGGTGAGGTCCATGATGTTCTGCTGCTCGATGTCACACCTCTGACACTTGGTATTGAGACCCTTGGAGGCGTTGCAACACCGCTTATCGAGAGGAACACTACCATCCCTACAAAGAAGAGCCAGATATTCTCAACTGCTGCAGACAGCCAGCCATCTGTGGAGATCCATATCCTGCAGGGTGAGCGAGGAATTGCTTCTGCTAACAAGACACTTGGCCGTTTTGTACTGGATGGTATACCACCTGCACCAAGGGGAATGCCACAGATCGAAGTGACCTTTGACATTGATTCCAATGGTATCCTTCATGTGAATGCAAAGGATCTTGGTACCGGTAAGGAACAGTCTATCTCTATCCAGAAACCTGGTGGATTATCCGATGAGGAGATCGACCAGATGGTGAAGGATGCTGAAGCTCATGCAGAAGAGGACAAGGCACGTAAGGAAGAGGTTGATGTCAGGAACAACGCAGAATCCCTTATCAATGCTTCTGAGAAGACCCTGAAAGAGGCTGGGGATGTCGCAACCGATGAGCAGAAGACCACCATCGAAAAGGCTATGGCAGATCTGAAAGAGGCTCTTGAAGGCGAAGATCTCGAAGCTATCAAAGCTAAGACCGAAGCATTGCAGGAAGCTGTTTATAAGGTCTCCGCTGCAATGTATGAGAAGGCACAGCAGGAAGCAGCTGCAGGTGCTGAAGCTTCCGAAGATGCAGGTGCATCCACTTCAGATTCCGGATCCGATGAAACTGTTGTCGATGCGGACTATGAGGTTGTCGACGAAGACAAATAA
- a CDS encoding amino acid kinase family protein, producing MKVVLKIGGSLIEQADELLKTVVEHISSTKSKVKIVVVPGGGPFANGIREASSTHSIGDEAAHWMAVAAMEQYAYLLMDKSGVPLIDDTDDLTEGVSILLPYQLLRTTDELEHSWDVTSDTIAAWVAHRIDAILVKATDVDGVLNEDGLIEEITAKELKSMGETCTDRILPSILDKYGMDCVIVDGTYPERVVAAIEGKVVRSTYIKGNI from the coding sequence ATGAAAGTTGTCCTTAAGATCGGCGGAAGCCTTATAGAGCAAGCCGATGAGCTGTTAAAAACAGTCGTTGAACACATTTCCAGCACCAAGAGCAAAGTAAAGATAGTGGTGGTGCCAGGAGGAGGTCCTTTTGCCAATGGCATTAGAGAAGCAAGCAGCACACATTCGATCGGAGATGAGGCTGCCCACTGGATGGCTGTGGCAGCAATGGAACAATATGCATACCTTCTTATGGACAAGAGTGGCGTGCCTTTGATAGATGATACGGATGATCTGACCGAAGGAGTCTCCATCCTGTTGCCATACCAGTTACTAAGAACCACTGATGAGCTCGAACATTCATGGGACGTCACTTCCGACACCATAGCTGCATGGGTTGCACATAGGATCGATGCAATCCTTGTTAAAGCCACAGATGTTGATGGCGTGCTGAATGAAGACGGACTTATCGAAGAGATCACTGCTAAAGAGCTTAAGAGCATGGGAGAGACATGCACTGACCGGATACTACCATCCATATTAGATAAATATGGCATGGACTGTGTCATCGTTGACGGAACCTATCCGGAAAGAGTGGTTGCTGCTATCGAAGGGAAAGTGGTAAGGAGTACATACATCAAGGGGAATATTTAA
- a CDS encoding 4Fe-4S binding protein has protein sequence MSIIVNKYKCGYCGACVGVCPTGALELIETWIEVDNKCTSCGICQKICPLGAIEVDR, from the coding sequence ATGAGCATCATTGTAAATAAATATAAATGTGGGTACTGCGGTGCATGTGTGGGCGTCTGCCCAACTGGAGCATTAGAGCTCATCGAAACATGGATAGAAGTAGACAATAAATGCACAAGCTGTGGTATCTGCCAGAAGATATGCCCGCTTGGAGCCATCGAGGTGGACAGATGA
- the grpE gene encoding nucleotide exchange factor GrpE, with the protein MAGKFGKKSKVKEEKDSCTGCKNDDLSEKLAGNGGDDQNEDIASADSDITELKEQLIRQRAEFENFRKRSVREKEEFRKFALENMMVEMLEVYDNFERALESAKKTDDVNSVIEGVEMVFRQFVSILEKEGLKKIDCTGQEFDPHLHEAMMHVQTSEHPEGHVVDVCKPGYELNSKVIRHAMVTIADNPDEN; encoded by the coding sequence ATGGCAGGTAAATTTGGAAAGAAATCTAAAGTTAAAGAAGAGAAGGATTCATGTACTGGCTGCAAAAACGACGATCTGTCGGAAAAACTGGCCGGTAATGGGGGCGATGACCAAAATGAAGATATCGCCTCCGCGGATTCTGATATAACAGAACTCAAAGAACAATTGATCCGTCAGAGGGCTGAGTTCGAGAACTTCAGAAAGCGAAGTGTGCGTGAAAAGGAAGAGTTCCGCAAGTTCGCTCTGGAGAATATGATGGTCGAAATGCTGGAAGTGTATGATAACTTTGAGCGTGCTCTTGAATCTGCAAAGAAGACCGACGACGTGAACTCAGTTATCGAGGGCGTCGAGATGGTATTCAGGCAATTTGTCTCTATCCTTGAGAAAGAAGGCCTGAAAAAGATCGATTGCACAGGCCAGGAATTCGATCCGCACCTTCATGAGGCAATGATGCATGTGCAGACCTCGGAACACCCTGAAGGTCATGTTGTTGATGTCTGCAAGCCTGGTTATGAGCTCAACTCGAAGGTCATACGCCACGCAATGGTAACAATTGCAGATAATCCGGATGAGAACTAA
- a CDS encoding HVO_2753 family zinc finger protein: MAKVEQCTSCGVRLAEKGYTRFPCPACDTELGRCTKCRQQSNPYTCPKCGFVGP; encoded by the coding sequence ATGGCAAAAGTTGAACAATGCACATCATGTGGAGTTCGCCTTGCTGAGAAGGGATACACAAGATTCCCATGCCCAGCATGTGACACCGAGCTTGGAAGATGTACCAAGTGCAGACAACAGAGCAACCCTTACACATGCCCTAAATGCGGCTTTGTAGGACCCTGA
- a CDS encoding TrkH family potassium uptake protein: protein MNFRIILSVLGLLLRLLGPMMLIPLGVALYYGESPYPFAVAFSLTTIVGAMLSFQYSSADEGDWEKREGFAIVAFGWFAAALFGSIPYMFDGVTPLNALFESMSGFTTTGATVFINIETHSRSLLFWRSMTQWIGGMGIIMLFIAILPKLGVAGRQMFRAEAPGPKEDQLKPRIRETAKILWAVYVSISVLELLLLLIAGMSFYDACTHTFTTMACGGFSPYADSVAAFNSPLIEGIITLFMFIAGANFALHYKTLYSDKKSLLKDNEFKFYFVIVGLATVLLTLLLWRDTPDSIPTSFRYAVFQVVSILTTTGYATTDFNLWTDSGKVVLLAMMFIGGCAGSTAGGIKVVRLLLLLKYARSELFKAVHPKAVRPIKFNGKSVPGDIMHAIISFVVIYFLIFLISSAILSIFGMDLTSSVTASIATLGNIGPGFNVVGPMANFSTVPAIGKLVLIANMWIGRLEVFTVIVMLTPEFWRR from the coding sequence ATGAACTTCAGGATTATACTTAGTGTACTGGGATTACTTCTACGTCTTCTTGGTCCTATGATGCTGATCCCGCTTGGAGTTGCTCTCTATTATGGTGAATCTCCATATCCTTTCGCAGTCGCTTTTTCATTGACCACGATCGTTGGGGCTATGCTTTCATTCCAGTATTCCTCAGCAGATGAAGGGGACTGGGAGAAGCGTGAAGGTTTTGCTATAGTTGCTTTTGGATGGTTTGCAGCAGCACTCTTTGGTTCTATTCCTTACATGTTTGATGGAGTAACTCCTCTTAATGCCCTGTTCGAGTCAATGTCAGGGTTTACAACGACCGGTGCAACGGTCTTCATAAATATTGAGACCCATTCAAGAAGTCTCCTGTTCTGGCGAAGTATGACCCAATGGATCGGTGGCATGGGAATTATCATGTTGTTCATTGCCATTCTCCCAAAGCTTGGAGTTGCGGGTCGTCAGATGTTCCGTGCAGAGGCTCCGGGCCCCAAAGAGGACCAGCTCAAGCCAAGGATAAGGGAAACTGCAAAGATACTCTGGGCAGTCTACGTATCTATTTCCGTATTAGAGCTTCTTCTTCTGCTTATTGCAGGAATGTCCTTCTATGATGCCTGTACACATACTTTTACTACCATGGCATGTGGGGGCTTTTCACCTTATGCAGACAGTGTTGCAGCTTTTAATAGTCCTCTGATCGAGGGTATCATTACGCTCTTTATGTTCATTGCAGGTGCGAATTTTGCTCTGCATTACAAGACCTTATATTCTGATAAAAAAAGTCTTCTAAAGGATAACGAGTTCAAGTTCTATTTTGTGATCGTAGGACTTGCGACTGTCCTTCTGACATTGCTCCTCTGGAGGGACACGCCTGATTCTATTCCTACCTCTTTCAGATATGCTGTTTTCCAGGTTGTCTCGATACTGACGACAACAGGGTATGCGACCACTGACTTCAACCTGTGGACGGATTCAGGGAAGGTCGTCTTACTGGCGATGATGTTCATTGGTGGATGTGCTGGTTCTACTGCAGGTGGCATAAAAGTCGTACGTCTTCTTCTTTTGTTAAAATATGCACGAAGTGAACTTTTCAAAGCGGTTCACCCTAAAGCTGTGAGGCCTATCAAATTTAATGGGAAAAGTGTGCCTGGGGATATTATGCATGCGATCATCTCTTTTGTTGTGATCTATTTCCTTATCTTTTTGATAAGTTCGGCTATCCTTTCCATATTTGGAATGGATCTTACCAGTTCTGTCACAGCATCCATCGCAACTCTTGGTAATATAGGGCCCGGTTTCAATGTGGTCGGACCAATGGCAAATTTCAGTACTGTTCCTGCAATTGGAAAGCTTGTGCTCATCGCTAATATGTGGATAGGCAGGCTTGAAGTATTCACTGTTATAGTTATGCTCACTCCGGAGTTCTGGAGAAGGTGA
- a CDS encoding NAD(P)/FAD-dependent oxidoreductase, translating to MKKEYDLIVVGAGPGGSIAAKTAAKEGLDVLLIEKRQEIGDPIRCAEGVGKYNLKQHIEPDPRWICADLKGSRIFSPDGTEIEMAEEIAGGEVGYVLERKIFDRALANESAIAGAEVMVKTRATDLIIENDTVCGIKLMHMGEEYEVRSKIVIGADGMESKVGRWAGIDTSVKPADMETCAQYLVSNANIDQEFCYFYLGNEIAPAGYIWLFPKGGNKANVGIGILGSKSRKKMPIDLLNEFMEKNMPDAKIIEMVVGGVPVSGSIERTIANGLMLVGDAARQSDPITGGGIINAMDAGKIAGEIAVKAIRKEDCSTATLQEYEDLWRETIGKEIDNSLLVKETFVNFTDDDLNSLANSLKNVNFTSMSLLDLLLALFKANKKLLWNLRGLFKDIVKNDIDFKYRS from the coding sequence ATGAAAAAGGAGTACGATCTTATTGTGGTCGGCGCAGGTCCCGGAGGATCCATTGCTGCCAAAACCGCTGCAAAGGAAGGACTTGACGTACTTTTAATAGAGAAGAGACAAGAGATCGGAGATCCGATCAGATGTGCTGAAGGTGTGGGCAAATACAATCTGAAGCAACATATTGAACCCGACCCCAGATGGATATGTGCTGACCTGAAAGGTTCACGCATCTTTTCACCAGATGGAACTGAGATCGAAATGGCAGAGGAGATCGCCGGCGGAGAGGTTGGATATGTACTTGAAAGAAAGATATTCGACCGGGCACTTGCTAATGAAAGTGCTATTGCCGGAGCAGAAGTTATGGTCAAGACCAGAGCTACCGACCTCATAATTGAGAATGATACAGTCTGTGGTATCAAGCTCATGCACATGGGTGAAGAATATGAAGTGCGCTCAAAGATAGTCATCGGTGCAGATGGAATGGAATCAAAGGTAGGGCGCTGGGCAGGTATCGACACATCGGTAAAACCTGCAGACATGGAAACATGTGCGCAATATCTGGTGTCCAATGCAAATATTGACCAGGAATTCTGTTATTTCTACCTTGGAAATGAGATCGCTCCTGCAGGATATATCTGGTTGTTCCCAAAAGGTGGCAACAAAGCCAATGTTGGAATTGGAATACTTGGCAGTAAATCCAGAAAAAAAATGCCCATTGATCTTTTGAATGAGTTCATGGAAAAGAACATGCCCGACGCAAAGATCATTGAAATGGTCGTAGGAGGAGTACCAGTATCAGGTTCCATTGAGAGGACCATTGCCAATGGCCTTATGCTCGTCGGCGATGCTGCCAGGCAGTCCGACCCTATCACCGGCGGAGGCATCATTAACGCCATGGATGCCGGAAAGATAGCCGGTGAGATTGCTGTAAAAGCAATAAGGAAAGAAGATTGTTCTACAGCGACATTGCAGGAATATGAAGACCTCTGGAGAGAGACAATTGGCAAAGAGATCGATAACAGTCTGTTAGTCAAGGAGACATTTGTCAATTTCACAGACGATGACCTGAACTCACTTGCTAACTCACTCAAGAACGTTAACTTCACAAGCATGAGCCTTCTGGACCTCTTACTTGCTCTTTTCAAGGCAAATAAGAAACTACTCTGGAATCTCAGAGGACTCTTCAAGGACATTGTTAAGAACGATATTGACTTTAAATACAGGTCCTGA
- a CDS encoding ATP-grasp domain-containing protein: MKILLSEYAVSTGMGGTYLLEGKAMLHTLASSFSRLGHEVVYTSSGPTIEYGTSIASSEENINEILKEQAKDCDAALVIAPEELLPDITAIIDDNTLNLGCPFESVAICSDKLECTRKMEAASIAIPETYSADQEIPKDKRWIVKPRYGCASEDTFVSHDPKLKEEQIATEYIEGEHLSVSLICGKKTLPLTVNKQMMKINPGKDGSSVDYCGCTTPYPTGRKQELYETAIEATRILNCNGYTGVDIILGDRPYIIDINPRPTTSLVGITKIMDREIAELLIANALGQTLPEINITGNYSFTKEELI, translated from the coding sequence ATGAAAATACTTCTTTCGGAATATGCCGTCAGCACCGGCATGGGTGGAACCTATCTTTTGGAAGGTAAAGCAATGCTTCACACCCTTGCATCAAGTTTTTCACGCCTTGGACACGAAGTGGTATACACATCGTCCGGACCAACGATAGAATATGGAACTTCGATTGCCTCCAGCGAAGAAAATATCAATGAGATCCTGAAGGAACAGGCAAAGGATTGTGATGCAGCCCTTGTGATCGCACCTGAAGAGCTTCTACCCGACATCACAGCCATAATCGATGATAATACACTGAACCTCGGCTGCCCCTTTGAGTCAGTAGCCATTTGCTCGGATAAGCTGGAATGCACCAGAAAGATGGAAGCTGCATCAATTGCGATCCCGGAGACCTATTCTGCTGACCAGGAAATACCTAAGGACAAGCGATGGATAGTAAAACCAAGATACGGGTGTGCATCAGAAGATACATTCGTATCCCACGATCCGAAACTGAAAGAAGAACAGATCGCAACTGAGTATATCGAAGGAGAACACCTAAGTGTCAGCCTTATCTGTGGAAAGAAGACACTCCCATTAACAGTGAATAAGCAGATGATGAAAATCAATCCCGGAAAGGATGGATCTTCTGTTGATTACTGCGGCTGTACGACACCATACCCTACCGGAAGGAAGCAGGAACTTTACGAAACTGCAATCGAGGCAACACGTATCCTGAACTGCAATGGTTACACCGGAGTGGACATAATACTTGGGGACAGGCCATACATAATAGATATTAATCCAAGACCTACAACATCACTTGTGGGCATTACTAAGATAATGGACAGGGAGATAGCAGAGCTTCTGATAGCTAATGCTCTTGGACAGACACTCCCGGAGATAAATATTACAGGAAATTACTCGTTCACCAAAGAGGAATTGATATGA
- a CDS encoding hydantoinase/oxoprolinase family protein — MRYIGIDIGGANTKVASSDGEIKELLYIPLWKDTTLPSALKELGERLNPDGLAVVMTGELADCFVDKDEGISFIMNAVNNAFDCKIEYVNNSGHFQDSTRNARDLAAANWAASARLIGKEVGDCIFVDVGSTTSDIIPIKSGKHVAGHTDFSRLLRSELVYAGTLRTNLAALLKTVELKEGTCRVSSELFATTADAYMLLGDIDKELFTCETSDGAGRDRIDCMRRLARVVCADLAEISEEDLLMIAKDVKETQISLLCEAISTVAEKDGLDTIVSAGLGEFMIEEAAKRLGLDCFSTSDKWGPEISKVFPAYAAAKLLEEEEEENK; from the coding sequence ATGAGATATATTGGAATAGATATTGGCGGAGCCAATACAAAGGTTGCCTCCTCTGATGGGGAAATTAAAGAACTCCTCTACATCCCGTTATGGAAAGATACAACACTTCCATCAGCCCTGAAGGAACTCGGAGAAAGGCTCAACCCCGATGGGCTGGCTGTTGTTATGACAGGAGAACTTGCAGACTGTTTTGTTGACAAGGACGAGGGGATCAGCTTCATCATGAACGCTGTGAACAACGCTTTTGACTGCAAGATCGAATATGTGAACAACAGCGGACACTTCCAGGACAGCACCCGGAACGCAAGGGACCTTGCTGCTGCCAATTGGGCTGCATCTGCCCGCCTGATAGGAAAAGAGGTCGGAGATTGCATCTTTGTGGATGTAGGCAGCACCACCAGTGACATAATTCCTATTAAAAGCGGTAAACATGTGGCAGGACATACAGATTTTTCCAGGCTGCTTCGCAGTGAGCTGGTATATGCAGGAACCCTGCGCACGAACCTTGCAGCCCTGCTTAAGACCGTGGAACTAAAGGAAGGTACATGCCGCGTCTCCTCCGAGCTTTTTGCAACCACTGCTGATGCATACATGCTTCTTGGCGATATCGACAAAGAGCTGTTCACATGCGAGACCTCGGATGGTGCCGGCAGGGACAGAATTGATTGCATGAGAAGACTTGCTCGTGTAGTATGTGCTGACCTTGCAGAGATATCCGAGGAAGATCTGCTTATGATAGCAAAGGATGTGAAAGAAACACAAATATCCCTGCTTTGTGAAGCCATCTCAACAGTGGCCGAGAAGGACGGCCTTGACACTATTGTCTCAGCCGGACTGGGAGAATTCATGATAGAAGAAGCTGCAAAGCGTCTTGGTCTTGATTGCTTCTCAACTTCCGACAAGTGGGGACCGGAAATATCCAAGGTATTCCCTGCTTACGCTGCTGCAAAGCTGCTTGAAGAAGAGGAAGAAGAAAATAAATAA
- the trkA gene encoding Trk system potassium transporter TrkA has product MKIIIVGAGEVGYHIAKSLYLNNDVIVIDNDEDACARADELDVQVIHGNGANISILGQVINDADLLVAVTGSDEVNIVACTAAKLLAPSYRPFKTMSRVTNPDYIDRPVATRTQIGIDVMICPELSLASEVAEILSIPSAIDAEIFADGKIKMMEFVVSPESDLVDKNMKDLDLSDCCIVSAIYRQSDIIIPHGDDVIHGADHVVVIGKSDAMANVGSLFAGHEENVSRVMIIGGGTVGFYLAKLIEKSHATIKIIEKKRERCEFIAEALPKVLVLKGNGTDINLLREEGVQDMDVVISVTDSDEKNLLCALLAKQLGAKKVVVRADHLDYVPLFELVGVDRAVSPREATINEVLKLTMGTGIEALTMIEGEKAEIIEYTASGNSKIVGKPLKNVKFPEGALVSMVVHKGDTFVPRGNYIIKEGDRVLIFSLPSAHQAVERLFK; this is encoded by the coding sequence ATGAAAATCATAATCGTCGGAGCCGGTGAGGTAGGGTATCATATAGCAAAATCCCTTTATCTCAACAATGATGTTATTGTCATTGATAATGATGAAGATGCATGTGCAAGGGCAGATGAGCTCGATGTACAGGTCATTCATGGAAATGGTGCTAATATCTCCATATTGGGTCAGGTGATCAATGATGCTGATCTCCTTGTTGCTGTGACCGGTTCAGATGAAGTGAACATTGTTGCATGTACAGCAGCCAAGCTGCTGGCTCCTTCTTACAGACCATTCAAAACAATGTCAAGGGTCACAAATCCTGATTATATTGACAGGCCGGTTGCAACTCGCACACAGATAGGCATTGATGTCATGATCTGCCCGGAACTCTCACTTGCTTCTGAGGTTGCCGAGATCCTTTCCATACCATCGGCGATTGATGCTGAGATCTTTGCAGATGGCAAGATAAAGATGATGGAATTTGTTGTATCTCCGGAGAGCGACCTTGTTGACAAAAATATGAAGGACCTGGATCTCTCTGATTGCTGTATAGTTAGTGCTATTTACAGGCAGTCGGACATTATCATTCCTCATGGGGATGATGTGATACATGGTGCTGATCATGTTGTTGTCATTGGAAAATCTGATGCCATGGCAAATGTTGGAAGCCTCTTTGCAGGGCACGAGGAAAACGTTAGCAGGGTAATGATCATCGGTGGAGGTACTGTTGGTTTCTATCTTGCAAAGCTTATTGAAAAAAGCCATGCCACTATAAAGATAATCGAAAAGAAACGGGAACGGTGCGAGTTCATTGCTGAGGCACTTCCAAAAGTACTTGTTCTGAAAGGTAATGGGACGGACATCAACCTTCTCAGAGAAGAGGGTGTTCAGGATATGGATGTTGTTATCTCTGTGACGGACAGTGATGAAAAGAACCTTTTATGTGCTCTGCTTGCAAAGCAGCTTGGCGCCAAAAAGGTTGTTGTACGTGCTGATCATCTTGATTATGTTCCACTATTCGAACTTGTAGGTGTGGATCGTGCAGTAAGTCCAAGGGAAGCTACCATTAACGAAGTACTGAAACTGACCATGGGGACTGGTATTGAAGCCCTGACCATGATCGAGGGTGAAAAGGCTGAGATCATTGAATATACTGCATCTGGCAATTCAAAGATAGTGGGTAAACCGCTGAAGAACGTTAAGTTCCCTGAAGGTGCACTTGTCAGTATGGTGGTCCATAAAGGCGATACATTCGTACCCCGTGGGAACTACATCATAAAAGAAGGCGATCGTGTACTAATTTTCTCATTACCTTCTGCACATCAGGCCGTCGAAAGATTGTTCAAGTAA